A part of Carassius carassius chromosome 32, fCarCar2.1, whole genome shotgun sequence genomic DNA contains:
- the LOC132112534 gene encoding synaptotagmin-like protein 1, whose product MMKQSKSTLEVIDLSFLSAEEEAAIRQVLLRDEDLKRLEGGRVRKLRQSVPDLTQLKTLSGEWFEELKVKRYGQQTDVTAVVRSSMRWKKTAAHKPNPFLNDTLDENKERGKEDHNTLSKPSADPRLIHPALSQEVCLILYIFFL is encoded by the exons ATGATGAAACAATCCAAAAGTACACTGGAAGTGATTGACTTGAGCTTTCTGTCTGCTGAGGAAGAGGCAGCCATCCGTCAAGTGCTTCTGAGAGATGAAGATTTAAAACGACTGGAGGGTGGACGAGTCAG GAAACTGAGGCAGTCTGTCCCTGACCTCACACAGCTGAAGACCTTGTCAGGTGAGTGGTTTGAAGAGCTCAAGGTCAAGCGATATGGACAGCAGACGGATGTCACAGCAGTGGTGAGGTCCTCCATGAGATGGAAGAAAACAGCAG CTCATAAACCCAACCCGTTCCTGAATGATACACTAGACGAAAACAAAGAACGTGGAAAGGAGGATCACAACACACTTTCAAA ACCGTCAGCTGACCCTAGATTAATTCATCCAGCCCTTAGTCAAGAGGTCTgtctcattttatatatattttttctgtga